Proteins encoded within one genomic window of Legionella sp. PC997:
- the purN gene encoding phosphoribosylglycinamide formyltransferase produces MIRIAVLGSTRGTNLNALVAAIEQHHLAASIELVLSNKEDALILEKAANFGIQSMFANPQGLSRTEFDNYLSAILKQHQIELIVLIGYMRILSAEFVSQWENKIINIHPSLLPAHAGLMNLDVHQSVLDEADTETGCTVHFVTEQVDAGPIILQKKCPVFPGDTAELLKARVQELEGLALIEAIQMIANSDSRSLLGCQATPTKMINN; encoded by the coding sequence ATGATTCGCATCGCCGTACTTGGTTCAACCCGAGGTACTAACCTTAATGCACTGGTTGCTGCAATAGAACAACACCATTTAGCGGCATCAATCGAGCTGGTTTTGAGCAACAAAGAGGATGCGCTCATTTTGGAAAAAGCGGCAAACTTTGGAATTCAATCCATGTTCGCCAATCCTCAAGGACTCAGTCGTACGGAATTTGATAATTATCTGTCTGCGATACTCAAACAACATCAAATAGAATTGATTGTTTTAATTGGTTATATGCGCATTTTATCCGCTGAATTCGTCTCCCAATGGGAAAATAAAATAATCAATATTCACCCGTCTTTACTGCCAGCTCATGCAGGGCTGATGAATCTTGATGTCCATCAATCTGTTTTAGATGAAGCTGATACTGAAACCGGTTGCACTGTTCACTTTGTTACCGAACAAGTCGATGCAGGACCAATTATTTTGCAGAAAAAATGTCCCGTTTTTCCAGGCGATACTGCTGAACTTTTGAAAGCTAGGGTGCAAGAACTCGAAGGATTAGCCTTGATTGAAGCGATACAGATGATTGCTAATTCCGATAGTCGGAGTTTACTTGGATGCCAAGCTACACCTACTAAGATGATAAATAATTAA
- the purE gene encoding 5-(carboxyamino)imidazole ribonucleotide mutase, protein MSKILVSILMGSKSDWTIMEETSRTLEQFNIPHEVRALSAHRTPDALFEYLKSAEERGVEIFIAAAGGAAHLPGVVAAKTLIPVLGVPMPSSTFTNGLDALLSIVQMPAGIPVGTLAVGKAGAINAAILAVTILGNQYPVYREAIKNYRATQAQKVLEHAEIK, encoded by the coding sequence ATGTCTAAAATACTTGTATCAATACTTATGGGCTCAAAATCTGATTGGACCATTATGGAAGAAACCAGCCGAACTCTGGAACAATTTAACATTCCTCACGAAGTTCGCGCTTTATCTGCACATCGTACCCCAGATGCGTTATTTGAGTATCTCAAATCCGCAGAAGAACGTGGCGTAGAAATTTTTATCGCTGCAGCAGGTGGTGCGGCTCATTTACCCGGGGTTGTAGCAGCTAAAACACTAATACCTGTTCTAGGTGTGCCCATGCCCTCCTCAACATTCACTAATGGTCTTGATGCGCTTTTATCCATAGTCCAAATGCCAGCGGGAATTCCGGTAGGAACCCTTGCAGTGGGCAAAGCAGGCGCTATTAATGCGGCTATTTTGGCAGTAACAATCCTCGGCAATCAGTATCCTGTATATCGCGAAGCGATTAAAAATTACCGCGCGACTCAAGCACAAAAAGTACTGGAACATGCTGAAATTAAGTGA
- a CDS encoding F-box protein, with protein MLRGDRFFKNSRAKTDSCKQEQESPAIECLPNEMLLPICQNLATNLPDKYNMSLVCKWFREVNEDHSVSKHLTHDINLIIDSLLHDLYRFMVKQRSTGSELLCVDKELVHSIECLKKQLAAVMKARSFEKIDNTTLDIFSNGNTKVIESNSLLKYGGLLPYVIDSVESFQFLTATVGKSQRNAIEMIFKSTKLSEKNDLTTRLHLMLRIYAELKNKNNLTDKYQEYKEILTKTSAKLAASLSKEHHIIAMQMMKDGVKLSEEIYLDNLANTFMAVSRGLHEQLGDDASYDISSASPCR; from the coding sequence ATGTTACGAGGTGACCGATTTTTTAAAAATTCTAGAGCGAAAACGGACTCTTGCAAACAAGAGCAAGAAAGTCCAGCAATTGAATGTCTTCCTAATGAAATGCTACTCCCGATTTGTCAAAACCTTGCGACTAACCTCCCCGATAAATACAACATGTCCCTAGTTTGCAAATGGTTTCGAGAGGTCAATGAAGATCATTCCGTGAGTAAACATTTAACACATGATATCAATTTGATTATTGATTCCTTGTTACATGATTTGTATCGATTTATGGTTAAGCAAAGATCCACTGGTTCTGAACTGCTCTGTGTTGATAAAGAGCTGGTACATTCAATTGAGTGTCTTAAAAAACAACTCGCCGCGGTTATGAAGGCTCGGTCCTTTGAAAAAATTGATAATACAACACTGGATATTTTTTCAAATGGTAATACGAAAGTAATTGAATCAAATTCACTTCTTAAATACGGGGGGTTGCTGCCCTATGTTATTGATAGCGTAGAAAGTTTTCAATTTCTTACTGCTACTGTTGGTAAAAGTCAGCGAAATGCAATTGAAATGATCTTTAAATCGACTAAATTAAGTGAAAAAAATGACCTAACAACGCGTCTCCATTTAATGTTACGTATTTATGCGGAATTAAAAAACAAAAACAACCTAACTGATAAATATCAGGAGTACAAAGAAATCCTAACTAAAACCAGTGCAAAACTCGCAGCGTCACTGTCAAAAGAGCATCACATAATCGCTATGCAAATGATGAAAGATGGAGTGAAGTTATCCGAAGAAATCTATTTAGATAATCTAGCTAATACTTTTATGGCAGTGAGTAGGGGATTACACGAGCAGTTAGGTGATGATGCAAGCTATGACATTTCTTCAGCATCACCCTGCAGATAG
- the yihA gene encoding ribosome biogenesis GTP-binding protein YihA/YsxC: MLENPYSKAVFLKSAARVPQLPEDSGYEVAFAGRSNAGKSSALNCLTGIKNLARTSKTPGRTQLINLFGIDETRRLVDLPGYGYAKVALQVKMDWQKNLAHYLEVRQSLKGLILLMDIRHPLKDLDVMMVDWALNRELPVHILLTKSDKLSRSEVKNTLAKVRKHYELATHLITVQSFSSSKKEGVGELIALLNQWFDLSSG; encoded by the coding sequence ATGTTGGAAAATCCTTATTCTAAAGCTGTTTTTTTAAAAAGTGCTGCCCGTGTGCCTCAGTTACCTGAGGACTCCGGATATGAAGTTGCTTTTGCTGGACGTTCAAATGCTGGAAAATCAAGTGCTTTGAATTGTCTCACTGGCATCAAAAATTTGGCACGCACCAGTAAAACACCCGGTCGAACCCAATTAATTAACTTATTTGGCATCGATGAAACGCGTCGCCTTGTTGATTTACCAGGCTATGGGTATGCGAAAGTCGCTTTGCAAGTGAAAATGGACTGGCAAAAAAATTTGGCGCATTATCTTGAAGTCAGGCAAAGCTTAAAAGGTTTGATTTTATTGATGGATATTCGTCATCCCTTGAAAGATTTAGATGTAATGATGGTCGATTGGGCATTAAACCGGGAGCTACCAGTCCATATTTTATTGACTAAATCCGACAAATTAAGCCGTAGTGAAGTAAAAAATACCTTAGCCAAAGTGCGTAAACATTATGAATTGGCAACCCATTTGATAACCGTTCAATCTTTTTCATCTTCAAAAAAGGAAGGGGTGGGGGAATTGATTGCTTTGTTAAATCAATGGTTTGATTTATCGTCAGGATGA